Proteins co-encoded in one Anopheles coustani chromosome X unlocalized genomic scaffold, idAnoCousDA_361_x.2 X_unloc_104, whole genome shotgun sequence genomic window:
- the LOC131269891 gene encoding uncharacterized protein LOC131269891 — protein MPAEPIILSSRRAILLVSLSRYESFVRDFQQDRDLVEVEARISKFERLCEDLEKLQQELEDGATTEEEVKQNEALRADFEPRLIRVEAELKAKRPSQGSSFNATGNSLAGIKLPTISLPQFHGDYMEWLTFRDTFECLIHDNRDLPAIQKFHYLRAAIKGEAAQVIEAITISAANYEIAWQALTARYSNEYLLKKRHLQALFTMTPAKRETATALHLLVDEFERHKKTLDHLGERTDTWGVLLEHLLCTKLPTSTLRDWEEHASNEESPTYASLIVFLQRRMRVLETLSVNKEQDDHSAGTFSTAMPAASIGPATNDHTANLQRTFAAAMERAPTQVLLQTAIINIVDSFGLVHPARALLDSASQPDMISSQLAHRLRLKRKKVNVMLQGAGQSTRPLKESVHAKIASRTKQFEVGVEFLIVDKLMANLPLRDVNTTSWNIPSELILADPEFYKSSAIDIILGARHYAAFFEGSAQLKLAPTLPTLQESVFGWVVTGSIGSPEPSEGTSNVAHTTAVICMTTLEESIERFWKSEELWFNDGYSPEERQCEAIYRNTTQRDPSGRYIVRLPKQPDFFDKLGLSRDMALNRFILLERRLQRDPDLKEEYHKFMKEYLELGHMTPTSPADNDHGYYLPHHPVLKESSTTTKLRVVFDGSAKTSTGYSLNDALRVGPVVQDQLLDIILRFRTYKVALVGDIAKMYRQIEVHPDDRRFQRVLFRFSPDASVETYELNTVTYGLAPSSFLATRTLLQLAEDEGTNFPHAAQALVQNFYVDDFIGGADSEEQAKQLREELDELLKKGGFSLRKWTSSKLAVLSGLTEDQIGTQSTLQFMPDEKIKALGIAWEPEADVLSFESRIDADTSYPTMRLIFSGISRMFDPIGLISPIIIRAKLLMQELWVQKPGWDNPVSDSIYKKWTSIKSDWPIISGYKSDRYALLPDSRVQLHTFCDASEAAFGACIYSRCENKQGHVRISLLASKSRLAPLKRVTLPRLELNAAVTGAHLYDRVKQAMGLESAESYFWSDSTVTLHWLSSPPNNWKTYVGNRVAEVQAYSHLHPWKHIAGCSNPADLVSRGVTAADFVKSALWSSGPEWLIRPASEWPNSTPTVVDGAELEIRQVSAAVAVIETVHPWFERYSSYTKLLRVIGYCLRFVRNAKEKCRTRRDPLEPPASSTITPDLMEAAKTVLCKLAQQDAFPTELERLRKREVVPKRSPLRRLSPFIDSEGVMRVGGRLKLSQLPYQSKHPILLPKKHIFARRIAEHLHRELIHGGGRLLLSQIREEFWPLDGRHLVKSVVRHCLRCIRQQPILEQQQIGQLPSLRITPNRPFATIGVDYAGPIYLRPIHKRAEPAKAYLCVFVCFATKAVHLELVGDLTTAGFLASLRRFASRRGRPSHIYSDNGKNFEGAARELSELFEMFHDEEQSNIIVSTCADMGITWHFSPPRAPHFGGLWEAAVKTAKRHLFRQLGSTRLPYEGYITVLHQIEAAMNSRPLLPMSDDPNDLAALTPAHFLIGTSMNAIPEPDYSNRKTYTLSEWQKWQLLVQRFWKHWASEYLQEMQRDTMKTCSNSDFAPGRLAILMDEALPTTQWPLARIVETHPGTDSLTRV, from the exons ATGCCCGCGGAACCCATCATCCTTTCGTCGAGAAGAGCGATCCTTCTCGTTTCACTCAGCCGTTACGAAAGCTTCGTTCGCGATTTTCAACAAGACCGTGATCTTGTTGAAGTAGAAGCCAGAATATCCAAGTTCGAAAGGTTATGTGAAGATCTTGAAAAGCTGCAGCAGGAGCTTGAAGACGGAGCTACAACCGAAGAGGAGGTCAAGCAAAATGAAGCTCTTCGCGCCGATTTCGAGCCTCGTTTGATACGGGTGGAAGCAGAACTGAAGGCAAAAAGACCCTCACAAGGCTCGTCATTTAATGCCACCGGTAATTCCTTGGCTGGTATTAAACTTCCGACCATATCACTGCCTCAGTTTCATGGGGATTACATGGAATGGCTTACGTTTCGGGACACGTTCGAGTGTCTGATTCACGACAACCGTGATCTTcccgccatccaaaagtttcattACTTGCGCGCAGCGATTAAGGGTGAAGCAGCACAAGTGATAGAAGCGATCACTATTAGCGCGGCAAATTACGAGATAGCGTGGCAGGCATTAACGGCGCGCTACTCCAacgaatatttattgaaaaaacgtcactTGCAAGCACTGTTCACTATGACGCCCGCGAAAAGGGAAACCGCGACCGCACTGCACCTCTTAGTGGACGAGTTCGAACGGCACAAGAAAACCCTTGACCATCTTGGGGAAAGGACGGATACATGGGGTGTTTTGCTGGAACACTTGTTGTGCACCAAGTTGCCAACAAGCACACTGAGGGACTGGGAGGAGCACGCATCAAACGAAGAAAGCCCGACGTATGCTAGCCTGATTGTTTTCTTGCAGCGCCGTATGCGAGTGCTTGAAACGCTATCGGTGAACAAGGAGCAGGAT GATCACTCTGCCGGAACATTCTCCACTGCCATGCCAGCTGCGAGCATTGGACCAGCCACTAACGATCACACGGCAAATCTTCAGCGAACTTTCGCAGCAGCAATGGAGCGAGCACCAACGCAGGTTTTGCTCCAAACTGCCATCATCAATATAGTTGATTCTTTCGGATTAGTTCATCCAGCTCGAGCACTTTTGGACAGTGCCTCGCAGCCTGATATGATAAGCAGTCAGCTCGCTCATCGACTGAggctaaaaagaaagaaggttAATGTTATGCTGCAGGGTGCAGGCCAATCTACCCGTCCGCTGAAAGAATCCGTTCACGCGAAGATTGCCTCACGAACGAAACAGTTTGAAGTGGGTGTCGAATTTTTGATTGTCGACAAGTTGATGGCTAATCTGCCGCTGCGGGACGTTAACACGACGAGCTGGAACATCCCGTCCGAGTTGATCCTAGCCGATCCAGAGTTCTACAAATCTTCGGCAATCGACATTATTCTTGGCGCTCGACATTATGCTGCTTTCTTCGAAGGTAGCGCCCAGCTCAAACTAGCACCTACCCTTCCAACTCTGCAGGAAAGCGTATTCGGATGGGTCGTCACTGGTTCGATTGGATCGCCAGAGCCTTCGGAAGGCACTTCTAATGTTGCTCACACGACAGCTGTAATTTGTATGACAACTCTAGAAGAATCCATCGAGCGGTTTTGGAAATCAGAAGAGTTATGGTTCAACGATGGCTACTCACCCGAAGAACGCCAATGTGAGGCTATTTACCGAAACACAACCCAGCGGGATCCATCGGGTCGATACATAGTTCGTCTTCCGAAGCAACCAGATTTCTTTGACAAACTTGGACTGTCAAGGGATATGGCTTTGAACCGCTTCATACTTCTCGAAAGAAGACTCCAACGTGATCCAGACCTAAAAGAAGAATACCACAAGTTCATGAAAGAGTACTTGGAACTGGGGCACATGACTCCCACGTCTCCAGCAGACAATGATCACGGGTATTACTTACCGCACCATCCCGTTTTGAAAGAATCTAGTACGACGACAAAGCTCCGGGTCGTTTTCGACGGATCAGCGAAGACATCTACTGGATATTCGCTAAACGATGCATTGCGTGTCGGTCCAGTAGTGCAAGACCAGTTGCTGGATATAATTCTTCGTTTTCGCACCTACAAAGTAGCGCTCGTTGGTGACATCGCGAAAATGTACAGGCAGATAGAAGTCCATCCTGATGACCGTCGGTTTCAACGCGTGTTGTTTCGATTCTCACCGGATGCTTCAGTGGAGACTTACGAGCTGAATACGGTGACCTACGGGCTTGCTCCATCTTCTTTTTTGGCTACGCGTACGTTGCTGCAGTTGGCCGAGGATGAAGGCACGAACTTTCCGCATGCTGCACAAGCTTTGGTTCAAAATTTCTACGTGGACGACTTCATCGGTGGTGCTGATTCAGAGGAGCAAGCAAAGCAGCTACGAGAGGAGCTCGATGAATTGTTAAAAAAGGGTGGATTCTCTCTGCGAAAATGGACCTCTAGTAAGTTGGCCGTGCTCTCTGGTTTGACGGAGGATCAGATCGGAACGCAGTCAACGCTTCAATTTATGCCCGACGAGAAGATAAAGGCACTCGGTATCGCTTGGGAGCCCGAAGCTGACGTTTTATCCTTCGAGTCGCGGATCGACGCCGACACTAGCTACCCCACAATGCGGTTAATATTCTCTGGCATCTCCCGAATGTTCGATCCGATAGGATTGATATCGCCGATCATCATTCGCGCTAAGTTGCTGATGCAGGAATTGTGGGTGCAGAAGCCTGGCTGGGATAATCCTGTTTCTGACAGCATCTATAAAAAGTGGACATCCATTAAATCCGACTGGCCAATTATTTCCGGTTATAAAAGTGATCGCTACGCTCTCTTACCTGATTCTCGCGTTCAGTTACATACGTTTTGTGATGCCTCTGAAGCCGCGTTCGGTGCATGTATTTACTCGcgttgtgaaaacaaacaaggacACGTACGAATCTCGCTATTAGCATCGAAGTCACGTTTAGCACCACTAAAACGGGTTACATTACCGCGATTAGAACTTAATGCAGCCGTTACAGGAGCGCATTTATACGATCGTGTGAAGCAGGCGATGGGACTCGAATCAGCGGAGTCATATTTTTGGTCCGACTCGACAGTTACGCTGCATTGGCTGAGTTCACCGCCCAACAATTGGAAAACGTATGTAGGCAATCGCGTCGCGGAGGTACAAGCCTACTCACATCTCCATCCCTGGAAACACATTGCGGGATGTTCGAATCCTGCTGACTTGGTATCACGAGGCGTGACCGCAGCAGATTTCGTGAAAAGTGCACTGTGGAGCAGCGGTCCAGAGTGGTTAATTCGTCCAGCGTCTGAATGGCCAAATTCAACACCAACGGTTGTGGATGGTGCCGAGCTAGAGATTCGTCAAGTGAGTGCAGCGGTTGCCGTCATCGAGACAGTGCATCCTTGGTTCGAGCGGTACTCATCATACACCAAGCTTCTACGCGTCATTGGGTATTGCCTTAGATTCGTGCGCAATGCTAAGGAGAAGTGCCGTACTCGCCGCGATCCATTGGAGCCCCCAGCGTCATCAACTATCACTCCGGACCTCATGGAAGCTGCTAAAACTGTGCTATGCAAGCTGGCACAGCAAGACGCATTTCCAACGGAGCTCGAGCGGTTGAGGAAGCGTGAGGTGGTTCCAAAGCGCTCACCACTTAGACGTCTGAGCCCGTTCATCGACAGCGAAGGAGTTATGAGAGTAGGAGGGCGCCTCAAGCTCTCACAACTGCCTTAtcaatcgaaacatccaattcTTCTGCCCAAGAAGCACATCTTCGCACGCCGCATCGCAGAGCACCTTCATAGAGAACTCATACATGGTGGCGGAAGATTGCTGCTTTCCCAGATTCGCGAAGAATTTTGGCCACTCGACGGACGACATCTGGTGAAAAGCGTCGTTAGACACTGCTTACGATGCATTCGCCAACAGCCCATACTTGAGCAGCAACAAATCGGGCAGTTACCATCATTGCGGATCACACCGAATCGACCGTTCGCGACCATCGGAGTGGACTATGCTGGGCCGATCTACCTACGACCGATCCACAAACGAGCAGAGCCCGCCAAAGCATACCTCTgcgtatttgtttgctttgctacGAAGGCTGTTCACCTGGAACTAGTGGGTGATTTGACCACTGCTGGTTTCCTAGCATCACTTCGACGGTTTGCATCGCGCCGAGGACGTCCGTCCCATATCTACTCGGACAACGGTAAAAACTTCGAAGGCGCAGCCCGGGAGCTTAGTGAGCTATTCGAGATGTTCCATGATGAGGAGCAAAGCAACATCATCGTTTCGACTTGTGCTGATATGGGCATCACTTGGCACTTCAGTCCACCAAGGGCTCCACACTTTGGCGGATTGTGGGAAGCTGCAGTGAAGACCGCCAAAAGACACCTGTTTCGCCAGCTGGGCAGCACGAGACTGCCTTATGAAGGATACATCACTGTGCTGCACCAAATAGAGGCAGCAATGAATTCGCGTCCGCTGTTACCTATGTCGGACGACCCCAACGATTTAGCCGCTTTAACACCTGCACATTTTCTTATAGGCACATCCATGAACGCCATCCCCGAGCCGGACTATTCAAACCGAAAGACGTACACCCTGAGCGAGTGGCAGAAGTGGCAACTGCTCGTCCAGCGCTTCTGGAAACATTGGGCCAGCGAGTATCTACAAGAGATGCAAAGGGATACGATGAAGACCTGCAGCAATTCAGATTTCGCACCTGGCAGACTGGCAATCCTGATGGACGAGGCTCTTCCTACAACACAATGGCCACTTGCGCGGATAGTTGAGACACACCCCGGCACGGATAGTTTGACGCGTGTG